A single genomic interval of Alistipes provencensis harbors:
- a CDS encoding heparinase II/III domain-containing protein: MKKIVYSLPNCLSTLLFSILICIIGCSNKISSDFADSRYDPFIVRGNQQFHCGQAVFHGDSEQPGHLEHPDYNWLTADRHPRLLMNAEAFEAMMEHVRTGTNPVLVRLHEANLRQADISGMASAPLVYQLDAAQKRILHISSAALLRIFSCAYAYRATGDRKYLEHAENDINTVCSFADWNGQRHFLDVGEMAAAVALGYDWLYADLKPETRVNAERALREYAFTAAGQYGANFYKASNNWNQVCNAGLVCAALAIYETCPETAQAIIEKSLESNRTAVKNIYSPDGNYTEGYGYWEYGSVFEVLMLTALETAAGSDDNISATTGFDRTSEWLLYMVGMNNQCFNFSDNSSRVSPSIPNWYFADKFKKPALLYNDLRLLEARNYNWNHRLLPMVMVFAGRIDPDSVTPPTRKLWAGTGDTPVVLIHTDWSWSETDKYLSIKGGSAGSSHAHMDAGSFVYDAYGVRWSMDIGRQSYAPLEVALKALGGNLWSMRQASMRWDVSRLNNFFHSTISVNGAKHRVDGAATLVQVINTATEQGGTFDLSTVIGDQISSALRTVKLIDDKDLTVIDAITARTDRNAKVRWTLVTPAVPVVENDRIVLTSNGKTMYLTAAEEGGTQIVYKTFSTDPVHSYDDPNPGVYRVGFEATVAAGSSATFTTTLSPGK, encoded by the coding sequence ATGAAAAAAATCGTTTACTCTCTGCCCAATTGTCTTTCCACCTTGCTATTTTCAATACTGATCTGTATCATAGGCTGTTCAAACAAAATTTCCTCCGATTTCGCGGACAGTCGGTATGACCCGTTCATCGTCCGCGGCAACCAGCAGTTCCACTGCGGGCAGGCAGTATTCCACGGGGATTCGGAGCAGCCCGGACACCTCGAACACCCGGACTACAATTGGCTGACAGCCGACAGGCATCCCCGGCTACTAATGAATGCCGAAGCGTTCGAAGCGATGATGGAACACGTCCGGACCGGAACCAATCCGGTACTGGTGCGGCTTCACGAAGCCAACCTGCGGCAAGCCGACATCTCCGGGATGGCCTCCGCGCCGCTCGTTTACCAGCTCGATGCTGCGCAGAAACGGATTCTCCACATCTCCTCTGCCGCCCTGCTGCGCATCTTCTCCTGTGCCTACGCCTACCGCGCCACGGGCGACCGCAAATACCTCGAACATGCCGAGAACGACATCAACACCGTCTGCTCCTTCGCCGACTGGAATGGCCAGCGCCACTTCCTCGACGTCGGCGAAATGGCCGCGGCCGTAGCGCTGGGCTACGACTGGCTCTACGCCGACCTGAAACCCGAAACCCGCGTCAATGCAGAAAGGGCGCTGCGCGAATATGCGTTCACGGCGGCAGGGCAATACGGGGCTAATTTTTACAAAGCCTCCAACAACTGGAACCAAGTCTGCAATGCCGGACTGGTCTGCGCCGCACTGGCGATCTACGAAACCTGTCCCGAGACGGCCCAAGCCATCATCGAAAAATCGTTGGAATCGAACCGCACGGCCGTCAAAAACATCTATTCACCCGACGGAAACTACACCGAAGGCTACGGTTACTGGGAATACGGTTCGGTATTCGAAGTACTGATGCTTACGGCGCTCGAAACAGCCGCCGGGTCCGATGACAACATTTCCGCCACGACGGGATTCGACCGCACATCCGAGTGGCTGCTCTACATGGTCGGCATGAACAATCAATGCTTCAATTTCTCGGACAACAGTTCGAGAGTGAGCCCCTCTATTCCGAACTGGTATTTCGCAGACAAGTTCAAAAAACCCGCACTGCTTTACAACGACCTGCGGCTGCTCGAAGCGAGGAACTACAATTGGAACCACCGCCTGCTGCCGATGGTAATGGTCTTTGCGGGCAGGATCGACCCGGACAGCGTGACCCCGCCGACCCGGAAGCTCTGGGCCGGGACGGGCGATACGCCGGTCGTGCTGATCCACACCGACTGGAGCTGGAGCGAAACGGACAAATACTTGAGTATCAAGGGCGGATCGGCAGGAAGCAGCCACGCACACATGGACGCCGGATCGTTCGTCTACGACGCCTACGGCGTGCGGTGGTCGATGGACATCGGCCGTCAGAGCTATGCTCCGCTCGAAGTAGCGCTCAAGGCGCTGGGCGGAAACCTATGGTCCATGAGACAAGCATCGATGCGCTGGGACGTGTCGCGACTGAATAATTTCTTCCATAGCACGATCTCGGTCAACGGCGCCAAGCATCGTGTGGATGGCGCCGCAACGCTCGTACAGGTCATCAATACGGCGACGGAACAAGGCGGAACCTTCGACCTCTCGACCGTGATCGGGGACCAGATATCCTCGGCACTGCGCACTGTAAAACTCATCGACGACAAAGACCTGACGGTCATCGACGCTATTACGGCCCGCACAGACCGAAACGCCAAAGTCCGCTGGACCCTAGTTACGCCGGCCGTACCGGTCGTGGAAAACGATCGGATCGTACTGACGAGCAACGGCAAGACCATGTACCTGACCGCTGCGGAGGAGGGCGGGACGCAAATCGTCTACAAAACATTCAGCACCGATCCCGTCCACAGCTACGACGATCCTAATCCGGGTGTTTACCGGGTCGGATTCGAGGCGACCGTAGCCGCAGGCAGTTCGGCGACCTTTACCACAACGCTCTCACCCGGGAAGTAG
- a CDS encoding hybrid sensor histidine kinase/response regulator transcription factor encodes MTRKKETHERTIERFCKYILLWTMSFCSYGAWAGPQLIHHLPNLTIHGFAQDKVGYVWIATDNGLCRYNGQFYYYYQNEPEDPASLPGNRVSDIRSDGSGTLWIVTSGGVCTYDAQLDSFRRLLGREGFCKAVLNGEHVVCSGPGGMALFDSEGRLLLEKRDTPRHGPVVLEADPNGYLWGGVNGGRVFKYDRDLNVCDSLTLPDSAEFLSSCRDAAGRIWFGTPSGIHIVDPCTGALVETDESLHTCLTAVSQSAILSLTAIGETIYIGTQGDNLHQIDIRTNALKKNIVTRGTPGLNYTSDFSCCFFDSENNFWIGTGDRGYSVRYANEKEFTRSVRLGKQTQGKFINAITISKDGTRWIGSRFKGLLAYSSQLDLKWYTMENCTLMQQLDSKNISALFADSSGRLWINIDDRIACCNTSQLTISDYILLPERFSANRFCEDTRHNVWAATTSGLLVYDGTRLRATRFEGCDVQDVIRLDDTTMLAAVFRQGLFAIDSRRLEWQPYLEAPDSLTATALRHATCLLKDKDGQLWIGTRSKGLLRYHSIQGFRTYTLKDGFASNEIAAVAQDRKGNMWAATSYGLSLITSSSERIITYLRSDKMQTQQFHPRCVCNTSNMLYFGGNMGLVHFKPESILPKISKRPVRLVLREIKVNSVVQQPSDDGILTQQLNDTERIVLDHKQRNLDINYEALAFLSPEKIRYAYRLHGGDIDEEWNYVENRTSANYSHLPAGRYVFELTAQNPDGFWNSEPRRLEIVIKPSPLLTWYAFLFYILTAGTAAWFANRLFLRRRLQKMELETTRKELEREKELTNMKINFFTNISHELRTPLTLIYGPVNMLPDIQDKKRLHELINLINDNIQRLLKLVDQTLSLSRIENDTLPLSVCRQDILPLVERMMAGFACYAREKRIAVSMTSTPPGRMIVAVDADKFSKILSNLVSNALKYTPKDGHVEVALALTDTLPKKLTAAASSHYLVASVTDNGAGMSQKDVERIFERYKRLTASEHSSAGSGIGLHYVKQLLLIHKGSIVAEIRPEGGMRFTFAIPVDESLYDIAGEPTVEAEFIDGMATAIADCPGDKPDTTQETGPRPKMVIVEDNPQLRRYCRQIFAPQFDVFTADNGSDGFDLIHAEMPDIVITDVLMSKMDGYELCRKIKTDVLLSHIPVVILTAKVTDQDKITGYQEGADVYMTKPFNPTLLQTVVGNLLTSRSKLREMLLSGAEKPRSEPEGGGEIRLSSADRAFVDKLCQYVDANISDCSLSISAISTEMCMSRASFFRKIKSLTGVTPNNFILIYRLNKAAAMIRSREYRLNEIADMVGFSSQSHFSRCFKQHFGMAPKDYTDHGGGG; translated from the coding sequence ATGACCCGGAAAAAAGAGACTCACGAGCGCACAATCGAACGTTTCTGCAAATATATCCTCCTGTGGACGATGTCGTTCTGCTCCTATGGGGCCTGGGCAGGTCCGCAGCTTATCCACCATCTCCCTAACCTGACAATCCACGGTTTTGCACAGGACAAGGTCGGCTATGTCTGGATCGCCACCGACAACGGCCTGTGCCGCTATAACGGACAATTCTATTATTACTACCAAAACGAACCGGAAGACCCGGCGTCGCTCCCCGGCAACCGGGTGTCCGACATCCGCAGCGACGGGAGCGGCACGCTGTGGATCGTCACTTCCGGAGGAGTCTGCACCTACGATGCGCAGCTCGACAGTTTCCGGAGACTGCTCGGCAGGGAAGGATTCTGCAAGGCGGTTTTGAACGGGGAGCATGTCGTCTGCTCCGGACCCGGCGGAATGGCCCTTTTCGACAGCGAAGGCCGTCTGCTCCTCGAAAAGCGGGACACGCCCCGGCACGGCCCCGTCGTACTGGAAGCCGATCCGAACGGATATTTGTGGGGGGGGGTAAACGGAGGCAGGGTTTTCAAATACGACCGCGACCTGAACGTATGCGACTCACTGACGCTGCCCGACTCCGCGGAATTCCTGAGTAGCTGCCGCGACGCCGCAGGCCGGATCTGGTTCGGAACCCCGAGCGGAATCCACATTGTCGATCCCTGCACCGGCGCACTCGTCGAAACGGACGAATCGCTGCATACATGCCTCACCGCGGTCTCCCAGTCCGCGATACTCTCACTGACGGCCATCGGCGAGACGATCTATATCGGAACGCAGGGGGACAACCTCCACCAAATCGACATTCGGACCAATGCGCTGAAAAAGAATATTGTGACACGGGGAACGCCCGGACTCAACTACACCAGTGACTTTTCCTGCTGTTTCTTCGATTCGGAGAACAATTTCTGGATCGGTACGGGCGACCGCGGCTACTCCGTGCGCTATGCCAACGAAAAGGAATTCACACGGTCGGTGCGGCTGGGCAAACAGACCCAAGGCAAATTCATCAACGCCATCACAATCTCGAAGGACGGAACCCGCTGGATCGGGAGCCGGTTCAAAGGCCTGCTGGCTTACAGCAGCCAGCTCGACCTGAAATGGTACACGATGGAAAACTGTACCCTCATGCAGCAGCTCGACAGCAAGAACATATCGGCGCTCTTCGCCGATTCGTCCGGGCGTCTCTGGATTAATATCGACGACCGTATCGCCTGCTGCAACACCAGTCAACTGACGATTTCCGACTATATTCTACTCCCGGAGCGGTTCTCCGCCAACCGGTTCTGCGAAGATACCCGGCATAACGTGTGGGCGGCGACGACCTCGGGGCTCTTGGTTTACGACGGTACGCGCCTGCGGGCCACACGCTTCGAAGGCTGCGACGTGCAGGATGTCATCCGCCTCGACGATACGACGATGCTGGCGGCGGTATTCCGGCAAGGACTTTTCGCCATCGACAGCCGCAGGCTCGAATGGCAGCCCTATCTCGAAGCCCCGGACAGCCTTACGGCCACCGCATTGCGCCATGCAACCTGCCTGTTGAAAGACAAAGACGGCCAGTTATGGATTGGAACCCGTTCGAAGGGTCTGCTGCGGTATCATTCGATACAGGGGTTCAGAACCTACACCCTGAAGGACGGTTTCGCAAGCAACGAAATCGCCGCCGTCGCGCAGGACCGGAAAGGCAACATGTGGGCAGCTACCTCATACGGCCTCTCGCTCATCACCTCCAGTTCGGAACGGATTATCACCTACCTGCGTTCCGACAAGATGCAAACCCAGCAGTTCCATCCCCGATGCGTATGCAATACATCTAACATGCTCTATTTCGGCGGAAACATGGGGCTCGTGCATTTCAAGCCCGAGAGCATCCTGCCTAAGATTTCGAAACGTCCCGTGCGGCTGGTGCTCCGGGAGATCAAGGTCAACAGCGTCGTACAGCAACCCTCGGACGACGGTATTCTCACGCAGCAGCTCAACGACACCGAACGGATCGTACTCGACCACAAACAGCGCAACCTCGACATCAACTACGAGGCACTGGCGTTTCTCTCCCCCGAGAAAATCCGCTACGCCTACCGGCTTCACGGCGGCGACATCGACGAGGAATGGAACTACGTCGAAAACCGCACCAGCGCCAACTATTCGCACCTGCCCGCGGGCCGCTACGTCTTCGAACTGACGGCGCAGAATCCCGACGGATTCTGGAACAGCGAGCCGCGGCGGCTGGAGATCGTCATCAAACCCTCCCCGCTGCTCACATGGTACGCCTTTCTGTTCTACATCCTGACCGCCGGAACCGCCGCATGGTTCGCAAACAGGCTGTTCCTGCGCCGTCGACTGCAGAAAATGGAACTGGAGACCACCCGCAAGGAGCTGGAGCGCGAGAAGGAGCTTACAAACATGAAAATCAATTTTTTCACCAACATTTCACACGAACTGCGGACGCCCCTGACGCTGATCTACGGCCCGGTGAACATGCTACCCGACATACAGGACAAAAAACGCCTGCACGAACTGATCAATCTGATTAACGACAACATCCAACGGCTGCTCAAACTCGTCGACCAGACCCTCAGTCTGAGCCGCATCGAGAACGATACGCTGCCGCTTTCGGTCTGCCGGCAGGACATTCTCCCCTTGGTCGAACGCATGATGGCCGGATTCGCCTGCTACGCCCGCGAAAAGCGAATCGCCGTAAGCATGACGAGCACGCCGCCGGGCAGGATGATCGTTGCCGTCGATGCGGACAAATTCAGCAAAATACTTTCGAATTTGGTTTCCAACGCCCTGAAATACACCCCCAAAGACGGCCATGTAGAGGTAGCTTTGGCACTTACCGACACGCTGCCGAAAAAACTCACCGCCGCCGCATCGTCGCACTATTTGGTAGCGAGCGTCACCGACAACGGCGCAGGCATGAGCCAGAAAGATGTGGAACGCATCTTCGAACGCTACAAACGGCTGACGGCGAGCGAACACAGCTCGGCAGGCTCCGGAATCGGGCTCCACTATGTGAAACAGTTATTGCTGATTCACAAAGGCAGCATCGTGGCCGAAATCCGGCCCGAGGGCGGCATGCGTTTCACGTTCGCCATTCCGGTCGACGAGAGCCTCTACGACATCGCAGGCGAACCCACCGTCGAGGCCGAATTCATCGACGGCATGGCGACCGCCATAGCCGACTGTCCGGGCGACAAACCCGATACGACGCAGGAGACGGGGCCGAGGCCGAAGATGGTCATCGTCGAAGACAACCCGCAACTGCGGCGCTACTGCCGTCAGATATTCGCCCCGCAGTTTGACGTTTTCACGGCGGACAACGGCTCCGACGGATTCGACCTGATTCACGCCGAGATGCCCGACATCGTGATTACCGACGTGCTGATGTCGAAGATGGACGGGTATGAATTGTGCCGGAAAATCAAGACGGACGTACTGCTGAGCCACATCCCGGTGGTGATACTCACCGCCAAGGTCACCGATCAGGACAAAATCACCGGCTATCAGGAGGGGGCTGATGTCTACATGACCAAGCCGTTCAATCCTACGCTGCTGCAAACGGTGGTCGGCAACCTGCTGACCTCACGCAGCAAACTGCGCGAAATGCTCCTGTCGGGCGCCGAAAAGCCCCGCAGCGAACCCGAAGGAGGCGGAGAAATCAGGCTTTCGTCCGCCGACCGCGCATTCGTGGACAAACTCTGCCAATACGTCGATGCCAATATTTCGGACTGCTCGCTCAGTATCAGTGCCATCAGTACGGAAATGTGTATGAGCCGCGCCAGTTTCTTCCGTAAAATCAAATCACTTACGGGTGTTACACCCAATAATTTTATCTTGATCTACCGACTGAACAAAGCCGCGGCGATGATCCGCAGCCGGGAGTACCGTCTCAACGAAATCGCCGACATGGTAGGATTCAGTTCGCAATCGCACTTCTCGCGCTGTTTCAAACAGCATTTCGGAATGGCCCCGAAAGACTATACGGATCACGGAGGGGGGGGGTGA
- a CDS encoding glycoside hydrolase family 88 protein: MTRTLRIILTLCLLASAGTGAAQSIVRKSFARAAQQTALMDSLTPPNRFPASWEHDGTTRLNSAKGWISGFFPGNIWYLYEYTGDAKWLEAARRRTAQLETLRHYTQTHDVGFMVGCPCSLAYRLTRDDYYKQLMIDASEALISRFNPTVGLIRSWNNKDGKDNPFRVIIDNMMNLEMLFLASEFTGDRRYRDIAVTHADNTLKNHFRADNSCFHILCYDTRTGKVVTQQGGQGYSQTSAWSRGQSWGLYGFTMCYRFTHDRRYLDRAVKSAEYFINHPNLPEDMVPYWDYYAPGIPDEPRDASAAAVTASALLELAKYVPEKEKLYYKTAKKILHSLASDRYLVPAGKKNGFLIDHSVGSKPGKSQVDVPIIYGDYYFLEALLRLKNYKSHK; this comes from the coding sequence ATGACCCGAACACTTCGAATCATTCTGACCCTCTGCCTGCTCGCCTCCGCCGGAACCGGCGCCGCACAGAGCATCGTCCGCAAGTCTTTCGCCCGCGCAGCGCAACAGACTGCGCTGATGGATTCGCTCACCCCACCCAACCGCTTTCCTGCCTCGTGGGAACACGACGGAACCACCCGTCTCAACTCGGCAAAGGGCTGGATCAGCGGATTCTTTCCGGGAAACATCTGGTACCTGTATGAATATACGGGAGACGCCAAATGGCTCGAAGCGGCCCGCCGCCGCACGGCGCAGCTCGAAACGCTGCGGCATTACACCCAAACCCACGACGTAGGGTTCATGGTAGGCTGTCCGTGCAGTCTGGCCTACCGCCTGACCCGGGACGACTATTACAAACAACTGATGATCGACGCTTCCGAAGCGTTGATCTCGCGGTTCAACCCCACTGTCGGACTGATCCGCTCGTGGAACAACAAGGATGGAAAGGACAATCCCTTCCGGGTAATCATCGACAACATGATGAACCTCGAAATGCTGTTCCTCGCCTCGGAATTCACCGGCGACAGACGCTACCGCGACATCGCCGTCACCCATGCCGACAACACGCTCAAAAACCACTTCCGGGCCGATAACAGTTGCTTCCACATCCTCTGTTACGACACCCGAACAGGCAAGGTCGTCACGCAGCAGGGCGGACAGGGCTATTCGCAGACTTCGGCATGGTCGAGGGGCCAGAGCTGGGGACTCTACGGATTCACGATGTGCTACCGCTTCACGCACGACCGCCGCTATCTGGACCGCGCCGTGAAGAGCGCCGAATATTTCATCAACCATCCCAACCTCCCCGAGGATATGGTGCCCTACTGGGACTATTACGCACCGGGGATTCCCGACGAGCCGCGCGACGCTTCGGCGGCGGCCGTCACCGCCTCGGCACTGCTCGAACTGGCCAAATACGTTCCCGAGAAGGAAAAACTCTATTATAAAACGGCAAAAAAGATCCTGCACTCGCTCGCATCGGACCGCTACTTGGTTCCCGCGGGAAAGAAGAACGGATTCCTGATCGACCACAGCGTCGGTTCGAAACCCGGCAAATCGCAGGTCGACGTGCCGATCATCTACGGCGACTACTATTTTCTCGAAGCGCTGCTCCGACTGAAAAACTACAAATCCCATAAATAA
- a CDS encoding BNR-4 repeat-containing protein encodes MKKILAALLLICAVWGAGAQERKSMDNQTVDGYRGIWFTIGQARSGYGDKYSGGLGTYTMKHIPMAVYSPEADKTFFVYGGTPSEERKYLLCMVGCYDHKTGMLRRPVVVYDKGVAGIGDPHDDPTIQLDKEGYVWVFVAGRANKRPGIRYRSTKPYDISKFEYVNESIMAYPQVHYHPEKGFFLFFTRYDGVRRLFFQTSKDGIGWTDYRQIASIIDEGETKSGHYQFTNLCGDKLMCCFNRHINGNVDTRTNIYYIQSEDWGQTWTTVEGKPIDLPITRSKNAALVHNYQAEHRNCYIKDINYGPDGLPVILYLTSDNHLTGPEGGVRKWQTVHWDGAKWVYSDITTSTHCYDSGSLWIDDKGVWTVVAPTDIGPQYWGTGGEMVMWRSHDKGRTWKRVRTLTHDSPRNHGYARRPLHADPDFYAFWADGNPDALSISYLYFCNAKGDVFRMPYKMDAEWQNPEPVPGGKPRD; translated from the coding sequence ATGAAAAAAATCTTAGCGGCACTGCTCCTCATCTGCGCGGTGTGGGGTGCCGGCGCACAGGAACGCAAGTCGATGGACAACCAGACCGTCGACGGTTATCGCGGCATCTGGTTCACGATAGGACAGGCCCGTTCGGGCTACGGCGACAAGTATTCGGGCGGACTGGGCACCTACACCATGAAGCATATCCCGATGGCGGTCTACTCGCCCGAAGCGGACAAAACCTTCTTCGTCTACGGCGGAACGCCCTCCGAAGAGCGGAAATACCTGCTCTGCATGGTCGGCTGCTACGACCATAAGACGGGCATGCTGCGCCGCCCCGTCGTGGTTTACGACAAGGGCGTGGCCGGCATCGGCGACCCCCATGACGACCCGACCATCCAACTCGACAAAGAGGGCTACGTCTGGGTATTCGTCGCCGGACGCGCCAACAAGCGCCCGGGTATCCGCTACCGCAGTACGAAACCTTACGACATCTCGAAATTCGAATATGTCAACGAGAGCATCATGGCCTACCCACAGGTGCATTACCATCCCGAAAAAGGGTTCTTCCTCTTCTTCACGCGCTACGACGGCGTGCGGAGGCTCTTCTTCCAGACCAGCAAGGACGGCATCGGCTGGACCGACTACCGCCAAATCGCCTCGATCATCGACGAGGGCGAAACCAAGTCGGGACACTACCAGTTCACGAACCTCTGCGGCGACAAACTGATGTGCTGTTTCAACCGCCATATCAACGGCAACGTCGATACCCGCACCAACATCTACTACATCCAGTCGGAGGACTGGGGGCAGACATGGACGACCGTCGAGGGCAAACCGATCGACCTGCCGATCACCCGTTCGAAGAACGCCGCCCTCGTGCACAACTACCAAGCCGAACACCGCAACTGCTACATCAAGGACATCAACTACGGACCGGACGGACTGCCCGTGATCCTCTACCTGACGAGCGACAACCACCTGACGGGTCCCGAGGGCGGCGTGCGCAAGTGGCAAACCGTACACTGGGACGGCGCCAAGTGGGTTTACAGCGACATTACGACCTCGACGCACTGCTACGACAGCGGCAGCCTGTGGATCGACGACAAAGGCGTCTGGACCGTCGTCGCACCGACCGACATCGGCCCACAGTACTGGGGCACGGGCGGCGAGATGGTGATGTGGCGCAGCCACGACAAGGGCCGGACGTGGAAGCGCGTCCGCACGCTGACCCACGACAGCCCGCGCAACCACGGTTACGCCCGCCGTCCGCTCCACGCCGATCCGGATTTCTATGCTTTCTGGGCCGACGGCAATCCCGATGCGCTGAGCATCTCGTACCTCTATTTCTGCAACGCCAAGGGCGATGTTTTCCGGATGCCCTATAAGATGGACGCCGAGTGGCAGAACCCCGAGCCCGTGCCCGGCGGAAAACCCCGCGACTGA
- a CDS encoding BNR-4 repeat-containing protein — protein sequence MKIHALFTAVLLAAALLGGAGCNGNTSETETPLPVLENAGQVTLAGGRNRIVCRWTGMPQEVASIRLRLGDDGTPHDIPAGDSNGEKELTGIEEGSRPVEIRYITNNGEVFAGPEPTVTVYGERYEASLKNRTVTGAYFAGASATVTLANYCPEGIVGQEFSYVSAVGEPRTRYCEARHDGSKQTVAFDDAGGDISYRCVYRPSEITGDLFYSPAATISNYARVDSPEQTPVVEGYRGIWFSIGQAASEYGPKYSGGLGTYTMKHIPMAVYAPAVGRTYFVYGGAPDTGRKYLQCMIGCYDHKTGLLQKPRVVHDKGIDGVSDPHDDPTVQIDRNGYVWVFVAGRANKRPGIRYRSVNPYDISAFERINESIMAYPQVHYHPERGFFLFFTRYDGVRQLFWQTSEDGVNWTPYRKLASVKEGSESKSGHYQISNICGTKVCTAFNRHINGNVDTRTNIYYVQSEDWGVTWTTADGTAVTVPVTERYSNALVRDFQSQGRNCYIKDLNFDAAGRPVILCVTSDNHLTGPDGGVRQWHTFHWTGREWRESLIATSTHCYDSGSLWIEKGVWTVIAPTDPGPQYWGAGGEIVVWRSFDEGVNWLRAQTLTANSTYNHTYIRRPLGAAEGFYAFWADGSPDARTASHLYFCTASGSVFRMPYDMTDEWAAPEPVNR from the coding sequence ATGAAAATACATGCCTTATTTACCGCCGTATTGCTTGCAGCCGCGCTCCTCGGGGGCGCCGGCTGCAACGGCAATACGTCCGAAACCGAAACTCCGCTTCCCGTTCTGGAAAACGCCGGACAGGTGACGCTCGCAGGCGGACGCAACCGGATCGTCTGCCGCTGGACCGGCATGCCGCAGGAGGTCGCATCGATCCGGCTCCGGCTCGGCGACGACGGGACCCCGCACGATATTCCGGCCGGCGACAGCAACGGCGAAAAGGAGCTGACAGGTATCGAAGAGGGCTCCCGGCCGGTCGAGATCCGCTACATCACGAACAACGGAGAAGTTTTCGCAGGTCCTGAGCCGACGGTGACCGTATACGGAGAACGCTACGAAGCGTCGTTGAAAAACCGCACCGTCACGGGGGCCTACTTCGCCGGCGCCTCGGCGACCGTGACGCTCGCCAACTATTGCCCTGAAGGAATCGTCGGGCAGGAATTCTCATACGTCTCGGCGGTCGGAGAGCCCCGGACCCGCTACTGCGAAGCGCGGCACGACGGTTCGAAGCAAACCGTCGCGTTCGACGATGCGGGCGGCGACATCTCGTACCGCTGCGTCTACCGCCCTTCGGAAATCACCGGAGACCTCTTTTACAGCCCGGCGGCAACGATCTCCAACTACGCCCGGGTGGACTCCCCGGAACAGACCCCCGTGGTGGAGGGTTACCGCGGCATCTGGTTCTCGATCGGCCAGGCCGCTTCGGAATACGGGCCCAAATACTCCGGCGGACTGGGCACCTACACGATGAAACATATCCCGATGGCCGTCTACGCCCCGGCCGTCGGACGGACCTATTTCGTCTACGGCGGCGCCCCGGACACGGGCCGGAAATACCTGCAATGCATGATCGGCTGCTACGACCACAAGACCGGACTGCTGCAAAAGCCCCGCGTCGTGCACGACAAAGGTATCGACGGGGTTTCCGATCCCCACGACGACCCGACCGTCCAGATCGACCGGAACGGCTATGTCTGGGTTTTCGTCGCCGGGCGCGCCAACAAACGCCCGGGCATCCGCTACCGGAGCGTCAATCCCTACGACATCTCGGCTTTCGAACGCATCAACGAAAGCATCATGGCCTATCCGCAGGTGCACTACCATCCCGAGCGGGGCTTCTTTCTCTTTTTCACCCGCTATGACGGCGTGCGCCAGCTCTTCTGGCAGACCAGCGAAGACGGCGTGAACTGGACGCCTTACCGGAAACTGGCCTCCGTCAAGGAGGGTTCCGAAAGCAAATCGGGACACTACCAGATCAGTAACATCTGCGGCACGAAGGTCTGCACGGCCTTCAACCGCCACATCAACGGCAACGTAGATACGCGCACGAACATCTACTACGTCCAGTCCGAAGACTGGGGCGTGACGTGGACCACGGCCGACGGCACGGCGGTCACGGTTCCCGTGACGGAGCGCTATTCGAACGCTCTGGTGCGCGATTTCCAGAGCCAAGGACGCAACTGCTACATCAAGGACCTGAATTTCGACGCCGCAGGACGCCCCGTGATCCTCTGCGTCACCAGCGACAACCACCTGACGGGCCCCGACGGCGGCGTGCGCCAATGGCACACGTTCCACTGGACGGGCCGGGAGTGGCGGGAGAGCCTGATCGCCACTTCGACGCACTGCTACGACAGCGGCAGTCTCTGGATCGAAAAGGGCGTATGGACTGTCATCGCCCCGACCGATCCGGGGCCCCAGTACTGGGGCGCAGGGGGCGAAATCGTCGTATGGCGCAGTTTCGACGAGGGCGTCAACTGGCTCCGCGCGCAGACGCTGACCGCGAACAGCACCTACAACCACACCTACATACGGCGTCCCCTCGGCGCCGCGGAGGGATTCTACGCATTCTGGGCCGACGGCAGTCCCGACGCTCGGACCGCCTCGCACCTCTATTTCTGCACCGCCTCGGGCTCCGTCTTCCGCATGCCCTACGACATGACCGACGAATGGGCGGCGCCCGAACCCGTAAACCGATAA